The stretch of DNA AAGGATTTCAGCCGAATTATTGGGTTTGGACAAGTCATGGTGAATCCTTTACATCGGAGCAAGGTGCTTCGTCAAGCAATACTGTTTTACCTTCACAAAATTATCAACATAATTACCCGGCGGAATTACCTTCACAAGATTATCAGCATTACCCGTTCAACATGATGAACAATATGATAAGTGATGGTCTTGGGTACAATGTGGTGAACGAGTTTGAAGATGAATATGAAGGAGATGAAGAGCCGAATGCCGAAGCTCAGAGATTTTTTGATCTTTTAAAAGAGACCAACGTACCGTTGTTTGAAGGTTCTACAGACTCGAAGTTAACAGTTTGTGTTAGACTTTTGGGTCTGAAGTCTCAATATCTTGTTCCAGAATTAGCTATGGACTTGATCGCGAAACTAGTGCTGGATACGACACCCATCTTCGCTCGCGGTGATTTGCCGCGAAGTTATTATGAGGCAAAGCAGCTAGTGTCAAAGCTAGGACTAGGAGTGAAGAGAATTGACTGTTGTGTTAACGGTTGTATGATATTTTATACCAATGAATTTGGTGTTAGTGACGGTGATTTACTTGAATGTAAATTTTGTGAAGAACCAAGATACCGTCAAACAAAAAATTCGAGGTCAAGTAGTAGAAAGCCAGTACCAAGAAAGACAATGTTCTATTTACCCATAGTATCAAGGTTGCAGAGGTTGTATGCATCATTGCAAACTGCCACAAAAATGACATGGCACTCTGAAAATTATGAACAAAGACAAAGGTCGGGTGAGTTGCGACATCCTTCTGATGGTCTTGCATGGAAGCATTTTGATCAAGTTAATCCTGATTTTGCTTCAGAGCCACGAAATGTACGATTAGGATTATGTTCTGATGGATTTACCCCGTATACTCAAGTATCAGCTACTCCATATTCATGTTGGCCTGTTATTGTCACCCCGTACAATCTTCCACCCGAAATGTGTATGTCAAAACCTTACATGTTTTTAGCTGCTGTAATACCTGGGCCATCTAGTCCAACTGTTGGTATTGATATCTATTTGCAGcctttgattgatgatttgaagaGGTTGTGGGaaggtgttgtgacatatgaTATCAGTCGAAAACAAAATTTCACCATGAAGGCAGCTTTGATGTGGACCATCAATGATTTTCCCGCTTATGGGATGTTGTCTGGATGGGGGACACATGGTAAATTGGCATGTCCTATTTGCATGATGGACACCAAAGCTTTTACGATACATAATGGTGGGAAAGCTACGTGGTTTGATTGTCATAGGAGATTCCTTCCTCTTGATCATCCAtttcgaaaaaataaaaatgcatttcTTAAGGATGAAATTGAAACTAGACTCCCACCTCGATATTTAACATCAGAGCAAGTTTGGGACAAAGTGAAAGATAAGCCAAACGTACAAATAGTAGGTGGTGTTATTTCAAAACCGAGAGGTTACGGGCACACTCACAATTGGACAAAAAGGAGTATCTTTTGGGATCTTCCGTATTGGAAAGACAACCTTCTacgtcacaaccttgatgttaTGCATGttgaaaaaaatgtatttgaaaatattttcaacACTGTAATGAATGTCAagggaaaaaacaaaagataatgaTAAAGCTAGAAGAGACGTTGGGTTGTATTGCAAACGTGATGACCTGTTGTTGATAGAGACATCCAATGGAAAATTCCTAAAACCCCGTGCGAACTACACTTTATCTGTTGAGGAAGCAAAATCAGTTTGTCGATGGGTAAAAGATCTCAAGATGCCAGATGGTTATTCATCAAATTTGGCAAGATGTGCAGATGTTGAGAATGGAAAAATGCGTGGTATGAAGAGTCATGATTGTCATGTTTTTTTGCAATCTTTAATTCCAATTGCCTTTAGTTCTTTACCACCACATGTATTGAATCCCCTAGTTGAAATTAGTCAATTTTTCAAGAATTTGTGTTCAACAACACTAAGAGAAGATGATTTGGTGAAGATGGAAAATGACATTCCAATGATATTATGTAAGTTGGAGAGAATACTTCCTCCTGGATTCTTTGATTCTATGGAACATGTTGTGCATCTTGCATATGAAGCTAGACTTGGGGGACCTGTTCAATATAGGTGGATGTACCCGTTTGAAAGGTTTATGGGGGATTCAAAACGTTCAGTGAAAAATAA from Trifolium pratense cultivar HEN17-A07 linkage group LG5, ARS_RC_1.1, whole genome shotgun sequence encodes:
- the LOC123886615 gene encoding uncharacterized protein LOC123886615; translation: MDRRWMYDRYEDGKRGHVKDVFKLGVQLFIDAVKQKPVVIREGGIRCPCAVCQCRRICSVDEIKFHLHTKGFQPNYWVWTSHGESFTSEQGASSSNTVLPSQNYQHNYPAELPSQDYQHYPFNMMNNMISDGLGYNVVNEFEDEYEGDEEPNAEAQRFFDLLKETNVPLFEGSTDSKLTVCVRLLGLKSQYLVPELAMDLIAKLVLDTTPIFARGDLPRSYYEAKQLVSKLGLGVKRIDCCVNGCMIFYTNEFGVSDGDLLECKFCEEPRYRQTKNSRSSSRKPVPRKTMFYLPIVSRLQRLYASLQTATKMTWHSENYEQRQRSGELRHPSDGLAWKHFDQVNPDFASEPRNVRLGLCSDGFTPYTQVSATPYSCWPVIVTPYNLPPEMCMSKPYMFLAAVIPGPSSPTVGIDIYLQPLIDDLKRLWEGVVTYDISRKQNFTMKAALMWTINDFPAYGMLSGWGTHGKLACPICMMDTKAFTIHNGGKATWFDCHRRFLPLDHPFRKNKNAFLKDEIETRLPPRYLTSEQVWDKVKDKPNVQIVGGVISKPRGYGHTHNWTKRSIFWDLPYWKDNLLRHNLDVMHVEKNVFENIFNTVMNVKGKNKR